Below is a window of Desulfonatronum thiodismutans DNA.
GTGCTGGTGAATGACCAAGTACCGAATGGGCTGAATAGTTACGTTTGGAGATCAATAAGCCGAACGAGACGAGGATGCCGAGGGAGAACACGGCGTCCATCAAGGAGAAAATATGCCGATTTATGAATATCTGTGCGATGATTGCGAGAAGGAGTTCGAGGAACTGGTCTTCGGGGATCCCAAGGTGATCTGCCCGTATTGCGGATCAGCCAGGACCGGCAAGTTGATGTCCCGGTGTCGGCATAAATCCGGCGGCGGGGGCGATACCGTCGGTACGGCGGCTCCGGTGAGTTCCGGAACCGGCTCATCCTGTTCCGGCTGCTCGGCGTCCAGTTGCGCCGGGTGCCATTGAGATGGAGATGACCATGTTGGAACGCATCACCATCGCGACCCGGGGCAGCAAGCTGGCTTTATGGCAAGCGGAGCACGTCAAAAGCAGGCTGCTGGAGCGCTATCCCGGGCTGGAAGTGGAACTGTTGCTGGTCAAGACCATGGGCGACAAGATTCAGGACGTGCCCTTGGCCAAGGTCGGCGGCAAGGGGCTGTTCGTGAAGGAAATCGAGGAGGCCCTGCTTGACGGACGGGCCGACCTGGCCGTGCACAGCATGAAGGACGTACCGGCCGAACTGCCGGAAGGCCTGGTCCTGGGGGTCATCCCGGAACGGGAAAACATGACCGACGCCTTGTTGTCAGTGAATTACGACGGGTTGGACGGGCTGCCCGAGGGCGCTCGGGTGGGCACCAGCAGCCTGCGCCGACGCTGTCAGCTCCTGGCTCTGCGTCCGGACCTGAGTATCCTTAACCTGCGCGGGAACCTGGATACCCGGGTCAACAAGCTGCTGGCCGGAGACTACGACGCGATCATCGTGGCCCAGGCCGGGATGAACCGCCTCGGGCTCAGCGTCCCCAAGTCCACGCCGTTGGGACCGCCGCTGTTCCTGCCCGCCGTGGGCCAGGGGGCGTTGGGGCTGGAATACGCCCAGGACCGCGAGGACCTGGTGGAACTGCTCGGCTTTCTGAATCATCCGGACACGCATTGCTGCGTCCGCGCGGAACGGGCCTTTCTGGCCACCCTGGAGGGCGGATGCCAAGTGCCCATTGCCGGTTACGCCCATGTCAGCGCTCCGAACAGGATCACCCTGCGCGGGCTCGTGGCCGACGTGGACGGCAGGACCCTGATCGTCGAGGAGGCCACGGACAAGCCCCGGGACGCCGAAGAATTGGGCCGCCGGGTGGCTCAGGCGATTCTGGATCGCGGGGGGCGGGAGATATTGGCCGAGGTGTATGGGGCGTGAAGGGCAGAATTCAGGATTCAGAATTCAGGAGGCTTAAGGCACTCTCGTTTCCGAATTCATTGGTTGCTGTTTTCATTGCTGAACGAGTTGATGGCTTGGTCGGTTTCCCCCTTGGGTGTCAGCAGAATCGGATGCAGGTGGTTGACCGGTCCGATGCCGCGGCCCAGGGGGTATGCGGTGCGGATGGCTTCGTGGATGTAGTCCACGGCTTGGCTCACCGTGGTTTCCAGGTCCAGGCCGCGGCCCAGGCCCGCGGCGATGGCCGCGGACAGGGTGCAGCCCGTGCCGTGGGTGTTCTGGTTGGACAGCCGGGAGTGTCGGAAGGCACGCGGTTGTTGGCCGGGCATGGCCAACCAGTCCGTGAGAATGTCGCCGGAGAAATGGCCGCCCTTGAGCAGCACGGCCTTGGGGCCCAGGGCCAGCAGCCGCTCCAGGGCCTCGGGGACGTCGGCCTCGTCGGCAATGGTCATCCGGGTCAGCAGTTCCGCTTCCGGGCGATTGGGGGTGATCAGGTCGGCCAGGGGCAGGAAGACCGTCTTCAGGGTTTCCACGGCCTCGGGCAGGAGCAGATTGTGCCCGCTTTTGCTCACGCAGACCGGGTCCACCACCAGAGGAAAGTTCTTGTTCTTCAGTTCACGGGCCAGGGCGCGGATCAGGTCCGCGGAAAAGAGCATCCCGGTCTTGGCCGCGGCAACGGGCAGGTCGTCCAGGACCGAGCGCAGCTGTTGGACCACGAAGGTTTCCGGCAAGGCGAGGATGTCCTGAACGCCCTGGGTGTTCTGGGCCGTGAGCGCGGTGAGCACCGAGGCCCCGTAGCCGCCCAGCACGGTGAAGGTTTTCAGGTCGGCCTGGATGCCGGCGCCGCCGCTGGAATCGGAACCGGCGATGGTCAGGAGGCAGGGCGGGGTGGGCATGGAATGAACTCCTTGCGTGGACGTGGTTGGGGCGACTGATGGGATTCGCGGTGCCGCGAGACGGCGTCGGGTATCTCGCGCCCGAGGGGTTTCTGCCGGAGCTGCTGCGGGAACTGGGGCCGGTTGAGCGTGTTTTGGGACGCTTGGCGCTCTGCTCCGCGCCGCCCGCTCAGCATATGGATGATCATCCGGCAACTGCTTTTCCGGCAACCGTATTTCCGGCCTGGGCGCAAAACATCTGGCACGATCTCCGGGTGATCCCCTTCACGTCCATAGCCCAGGCCGCCACGGCGCTCAAGGGGTTGGGCCCGCGCTGGGCCTTGTACGACGAACACCTGCCGCGCCGGGGGCGGGCTCGCTTGATCCAGCAACGGTTGCGCGGCCCCTCTTCCCGGCCCCTGGTCTTCGGCGACCCGTTGCCGAAACTCCCTCTTGGTTCCTGGACCCTGCTCGACGACTCCACCCTGCTGGCCTCACCCCGTTGCTCCAGCCCGTTCGTCCACGGGGAGGCGCTGTTCGCGGAGGACAAGACCGGCCCGCCCAGCCGGGCCTATCTGAAGCTGTGGGAAGTGTTCACCTTGCTGGACCAGCGTCCCGATCCGGGCCAACTCTGTCTGGATCTGGGCTCCAGCCCCGGCGGATGGACCTGGGTGCTGCACAAGCTCGGAGCGCTGGTGATCAGCGTGGACAAGGCCCCATTGGACCCACGGCTGGCCGGGCTGCCGGGGATCATCTTTCGGCCTGAAAGCGCCTTTGCCCAGGCCCCACAAGCTTTTGGCCCGGTGGACTGGCTGTTCTCGGACGTGGTCTGCTATCCCGAGCGCCTGCTGGCCCTGGTCCGCCGCTGGCTGGAGGCCGGGACGGTCCGAAACATGGTCTGCACCATCAAGTTCCAAGGGGAGACGGACTTCCAGGTCGTGGACCAGTTCCGCTCCATCCCCCACTCCCGCCTCCTGCACCTCGCGCACAACAAGCACGAATTGACGTGGATTTGGAGGAAGAATTCAGGAGACAGAATTCAGGATCTGTTCTCCTGACTCCTGACTCCTGACTCCTGACTTCTGGATACTATCATTCCCTGTTCATCACTTCCATGATCCGGTGCGCCAGGTTCGTGTAGCGTGTCCGGGCCGTGGCGTTCTTCAGGCCGATGGCCAGGGCTTTTTTGCCGCCCAGGATCACGGCCAGGCGACGGGCCCGGGTCAGGCCGGTGTAGATCAGGTTGCGCTGTAGGAGCAGGAAGTGCTGGGTAAGCAGGGGCATGACCACGGCCGGGTACTCGCTGCCCTGGGATTTGTGCACGCTTACGGCGTAGGCCAGGTTGAGCTCGTCCATTTCGGTCAGCTCATAGGTCACGTTCCGGCCGTCGAACTCCACCACGGCCTGGCCTTCTTCCAGGTCCACCGAAGCGATCCAGCCCAGGTCGCCGTTGAACACGTCCTTGTCGTAGTTGTTGCGTGTCTGGAGCACCCGATCCCCCACGCGCAGCTTGCGAAAGCCCACGGCGAACTCCCGGCCGCCAGGGTTGAGGCGTTGCTGGAGCAGGGCGTTCAGCTGCTGGGTGCCCACTTCGCCCTTGTGCATGGGCGTGAGCACCTGGATGTCCTGGCGCGGGTCCAGTCCGTAGCCCGCCGGGATGCGCTCGCAGACCATTCGCAGGATCATCTCCTGGACCCGGGTCGAGTCGTCCTGTTCAATCCAGAAAAAATCAGCCTCCGGCGCGGCCTTGGGCGAATGCAGGGGAAATTGGCCCTGGTTGATGCGGTGGGCGTTGACCACGATCATGCTTTCCTGGGCCTGGCGGTAGATGTGGGTCAGCTCGGTACTGGGCAGGGCGCCGCTTTGGAGCAGGTCGCCCAGGACGTTGCCCGGCCCCACTGACGGGAGCTGGTTCACGTCCCCCACCAGAACCAGGCGCGCGGTCATGGGCAGGGCCCGGAGCACGGCCAGGAAGAGGTGGCAGTCCAGCATGGACGCCTCGTCCACCACCAGCATGCCGGTCTTGAGCATTTTGGTGTCGTTGATGGCGAAGCCGCCGTCCGGCGCGTACTGCAGGAGGCGGTGCAGGGTGGAGGCCGGGGCGCGGGTGGCCTCGGAAAGGCGCTTGGCGGCCCGGCCCGTGGGCGCGGCCAGTTTGACCGTAATGCCCAGCTCGGCAATGGCCTCGACCACGAACCGGGTGATGGTGGTCTTGCCCGTGCCCGGGCCGCCGGTGAGGATGAAGACCTTGTTCAGGCAGGCGTCCTCCACGGCTTGGCGCTGTTGCGGCGAAAGGGTGATCCTGTGCCGGGTTTCCAACTGCTTGAGCACGACGCGTAGTTTTTTGGGGTCCAGACCCGTGGGGTGCTCGATCAGGGCCTGGAGGCGTTGGGCGGTTTCCTTTTCCCAGCGGTGAAAATGGCCCAGGTAGACCACCGTACCCAGTCCCTGGGCCGGGAGTTCCTCCAGAATGACCCGTTTGCGCTCCTTGAGAATCTCCAGGGCCCCGTGGAGGTTTTCCACCGGTGTACCGCCGAGCAGGGCCGAGGTTTTTTCCAGCAGCTCGTCCAGGGGCGCGAAAAGGTGCCCGGATTCGCTGAACTGGAACAGTACGAAGACCAGAGCCGCTTCCAGCCGCTCCCGGCAGTCCGGAGCGAATCCCAGTTTCAGGGCGATGGCGTCCGCGGTCTTGAAGCCGATGCCGTGGACTTCGTAGGCCAGGTCGTACGGGTTCTCGCGCACCTTGTGCAGGGCCTGGGGACCGTAGTGGCGATGGATGCGGGCGGCCAGGGCCGGGGAGACGTCGTGTTCCTGGAGGAAGAGGATCAGGGCCCGGACATGGTGCTGCTCTTCCCAGGACTGGACGATTTTTTTCAGCTTGGACGGACCGATGCCCTCCACCCGCAGAAGTAGGTCCGGATCCGTGTCGATGACGTCCAGGGTCTTGTCCTTGAACTGCTTGACCAGTCGCTCGGCCAGGGTCGGCCCCACGCCCTTGAGCTGCCCGGAGGCCAGGTAGCGACGGATG
It encodes the following:
- the hemC gene encoding hydroxymethylbilane synthase produces the protein MLERITIATRGSKLALWQAEHVKSRLLERYPGLEVELLLVKTMGDKIQDVPLAKVGGKGLFVKEIEEALLDGRADLAVHSMKDVPAELPEGLVLGVIPERENMTDALLSVNYDGLDGLPEGARVGTSSLRRRCQLLALRPDLSILNLRGNLDTRVNKLLAGDYDAIIVAQAGMNRLGLSVPKSTPLGPPLFLPAVGQGALGLEYAQDREDLVELLGFLNHPDTHCCVRAERAFLATLEGGCQVPIAGYAHVSAPNRITLRGLVADVDGRTLIVEEATDKPRDAEELGRRVAQAILDRGGREILAEVYGA
- a CDS encoding SAM-dependent methyltransferase; the encoded protein is MGFAVPRDGVGYLAPEGFLPELLRELGPVERVLGRLALCSAPPAQHMDDHPATAFPATVFPAWAQNIWHDLRVIPFTSIAQAATALKGLGPRWALYDEHLPRRGRARLIQQRLRGPSSRPLVFGDPLPKLPLGSWTLLDDSTLLASPRCSSPFVHGEALFAEDKTGPPSRAYLKLWEVFTLLDQRPDPGQLCLDLGSSPGGWTWVLHKLGALVISVDKAPLDPRLAGLPGIIFRPESAFAQAPQAFGPVDWLFSDVVCYPERLLALVRRWLEAGTVRNMVCTIKFQGETDFQVVDQFRSIPHSRLLHLAHNKHELTWIWRKNSGDRIQDLFS
- a CDS encoding FmdB family zinc ribbon protein, which gives rise to MPIYEYLCDDCEKEFEELVFGDPKVICPYCGSARTGKLMSRCRHKSGGGGDTVGTAAPVSSGTGSSCSGCSASSCAGCH
- the recD2 gene encoding SF1B family DNA helicase RecD2, coding for MTDSATHSPRSAVPPSSVTLNAEVNGVTFFNPENGYAVLRIKVRDEPGIVTAVGNVVQVKPGEMLNLTGQWKEHPKYGRQFLIETLEPLLPAGVNAIRRYLASGQLKGVGPTLAERLVKQFKDKTLDVIDTDPDLLLRVEGIGPSKLKKIVQSWEEQHHVRALILFLQEHDVSPALAARIHRHYGPQALHKVRENPYDLAYEVHGIGFKTADAIALKLGFAPDCRERLEAALVFVLFQFSESGHLFAPLDELLEKTSALLGGTPVENLHGALEILKERKRVILEELPAQGLGTVVYLGHFHRWEKETAQRLQALIEHPTGLDPKKLRVVLKQLETRHRITLSPQQRQAVEDACLNKVFILTGGPGTGKTTITRFVVEAIAELGITVKLAAPTGRAAKRLSEATRAPASTLHRLLQYAPDGGFAINDTKMLKTGMLVVDEASMLDCHLFLAVLRALPMTARLVLVGDVNQLPSVGPGNVLGDLLQSGALPSTELTHIYRQAQESMIVVNAHRINQGQFPLHSPKAAPEADFFWIEQDDSTRVQEMILRMVCERIPAGYGLDPRQDIQVLTPMHKGEVGTQQLNALLQQRLNPGGREFAVGFRKLRVGDRVLQTRNNYDKDVFNGDLGWIASVDLEEGQAVVEFDGRNVTYELTEMDELNLAYAVSVHKSQGSEYPAVVMPLLTQHFLLLQRNLIYTGLTRARRLAVILGGKKALAIGLKNATARTRYTNLAHRIMEVMNRE
- the thiD gene encoding bifunctional hydroxymethylpyrimidine kinase/phosphomethylpyrimidine kinase, whose translation is MPTPPCLLTIAGSDSSGGAGIQADLKTFTVLGGYGASVLTALTAQNTQGVQDILALPETFVVQQLRSVLDDLPVAAAKTGMLFSADLIRALARELKNKNFPLVVDPVCVSKSGHNLLLPEAVETLKTVFLPLADLITPNRPEAELLTRMTIADEADVPEALERLLALGPKAVLLKGGHFSGDILTDWLAMPGQQPRAFRHSRLSNQNTHGTGCTLSAAIAAGLGRGLDLETTVSQAVDYIHEAIRTAYPLGRGIGPVNHLHPILLTPKGETDQAINSFSNENSNQ